The Geothrix sp. DNA segment GACGAGTTCTTCCTGCTGAACACCGGGGCGCGGTCCTTCTACGAGCTCTTCCTGCTTCCCGAGGAGGGCCTCGACCACCTGGCAGCCCTGGACCCGGCCGGATGGACGGCGCCGGAGCGCGAGCGCTGGCTCGCGGGGATGGCGCGGCTCATGCGCCTGCTGGCCCGCCCCGGCAAGGACCGCGCCGTGCTCAAGTCGCCCACCCACGCCTTCCGGATCCCCCTGCTCCGCGAGCGCTTCCCGGAGGCCGTCTTCATCCATCTGCGGCGCGATCCCCTGGAGGTCTTCCTCTCCACCCGGCACACCTGGCGGGCGAACGCCCGGATCTACGCGCTGCATCGCCCCAGTGCCGAGCGGGACCTGGATCCCCTCATCCTCGCCTGCCACCGGCTGCACCGGGAGCGGATGGCCGAAGCCCGGCAGAGCCTCGGCTCCCGCTGGTACGAGCTGGGCTACGCGGACCTGGTGCGCGATCCCGTCGGCTCCCTCGAGGCCATCTACCATCAGTTCGGCTGGTCCGGCTTCGAGGTCGTGGCACCGGCCCTCGCGGCCTACCAGAGCACCCACGCCGACTACCGGACCAACGGCTTCCAGGCGGCGGACGAGGCCGAGCGGAAGCGCCTCTGCGAGGCCCTGGCATGAGCGGGAACGCCCTGTCACCGGGGCTCCCCACAGGGGCGGTCCTCTGGCTCACGGGCCTCAGCTCCGCCGGCAAGACCACCCTGGGCCGCGAGCTGGCCACTCGCCTGCGGGCCGGGGGCCACCGCGTCGAGCTGCTGGACGGGGACGAGATGCGGCAGCACCTCTGCCGCGACCTGGGCTTCTCCAGGCAGGACCGGGACGAGCATGTGCGGCGCCTGGCCTACGTGGCGGGACTGCTCGCGCGGAACGGCGTCGTGGCCGTGGTGTGCGCCATCTCGCCCTACCGGGCGGCCCGGGAGGCGGCCCGGCAACAGGCCGAACGCTTCTTCGAGGTGTTCGTGAACGCGCCCCTGGAGGTCTGCGAAACCCGGGATGTGAAGGGGCTCTACCGGAAGGCCCGCGCCGGGCTCATCCAGGGCTTCACGGGACTCGACGATCCCTACGAGGCGCCGCTGCAACCCGATCTGGAGTGCCGGACCGACCAGGAGGATCTCGAGGCCTGTGCCCGCAGGGTGCTGGACTGCGTCTGTCCGATCCTGGGCTGATCGCGGCGCGGTTCGTTCTACAATCGGGGAAAACCCCGGAGCGACCATGAGCATGAAAGCCATCTTTGCCCTGCTCTGCCTTTCTTCCGCCGTACTGCCGGGGCAGGACCTGGTGCGCCTGGGCAACCTGAAGTTCGCCCACTATGGCGCCGTGTCCTACATGAAGGAGCTGGCGCCGAAGTACCGGCTCAAGATCGAGGAGCGCATGTTCGCCAAGGGCATCGACATCAACCCGGCCATCGTGGCGGGCGAGATCGATGCCAGCGCCGCCGCCCTGGATGCCGCCATTGCCGGACGCTCCGCGGGCGTGCCCATCGTCGTGGTGGCGGGCTTCGCCCGGGGCGGGGCCCGCCTGGTGGTGCGGCCCGATGCGGGCATCAAGTCGCTGAAGGATCTCAAGGGCAAGAAGGTCGGTGTGGCCCGGGGCGGCGCCCAGGAGCTGCTGCTGCTGGCGGAGCTGGCCAAGGCCGGCCTCAGCTGGGCCGACAAGCCCGGCAAGGACGTGCTGGTGCTCTACCTGCCCTTCGCCGACCTCAACCAGGCCCTGATGGCCAAGAACATCGACGCCATGTGCCAGAGCGAGCCCTACAGCTCCCAGGCCATCAACAAGAAATTCGGCGTCGAGCTGCTGAAGCCCTACGACACGCCCATCGGCGAGCCCATCCGCGCCCTGGTCATCACCGAGAAGCTCTACAAGGAGCGCCGCGACGTGGCCCTGCGCTTCCTGCTCTGCTTCGTGGAGGCCACCAAGAAGTTCATCGACGAACCCAAGACTGCTGAGAAGTTCGTCCGCGAAGTGATGTTCAAGAACCAGATCAGCGCCGAGGACTACCAGGATGCCATCGGCAACTCGCCCTTCAGCTACGACATCACCGTGCCCCACGTGCAGATCACCACGGATCTGATGGCCAAATACGGCGTGGGCAAGATGGCCAACCCGCCCAAAGCCGGCGACTGGGTGAAGCTGGACCTGCTCCTTGAAGCCAAGAAGCAGCTGAAGGTGAAGTAGGCATGAAACGGTACCGACACGCCGCCTCCGGCATCCTCGTCCCGCTGGCGGCCCTGGGCTTCTGGCAGCTGCTGTCCACCATGGGCTGGGTGAACGCCACCATCCTGCCCTCGCCCATGCGGGTGCTCATCAAGTGGTGGGCCTACCTGCGGCCCCTGGAGGTCTTCGACCCCGCCCAGGGTTCCTACCTGAAGTGGTGCTTCTCCGGGGAGCTCATCCAGGACGCCATCGGCAGCCTCTACCGCGTGCTGGTGGGCTTCTTCATCGGCGGTGGCCTGGCCCTGCCGCTCGGTCTCGCCATGGGCTACAGCAAGGTGGCCTACGGCCTCTTCAACCCCCTCATCCAGGTGCTGCGGCCCATCCCGCCCATCGCCTACATCCCGCTGTCGATCCTCTGGTTCGGCCTGGGCAATCCGCCCGCCGTCTTCCTCATCAGCATCGGTGCCTTCTTCCCGGTGCTCATGAACACCGTGGCCGGGGTGCAGAACGTGGACAGCATCTACCTTCGCGTGGGCCGCAACCTGGGCGCCTCGCGGCTCACCCAGTTCACCCGCATCATCCTGCCGGCGGCCACGCCCTACATCTTCACCGGGGCGCGCATCGGCATGGGCACGGCCTTCATCGTGGTGATCGTCTCCGAGATGATCGCGGTGAACAACGGCCTGGGCTACCGCATCCTGGAGGCCCGCGAGTACCTCTGGTCCGACAAGATCATCGCCGGCATGTTCACCATCGGCCTGCTGGGCCTGGGCATCGACACCCTCATGAGCCGCCTCAGCTCGTACCTGCTGAAGTGGCACCGCGGCCTGGAGCAGTCATGAGCGGGGCCACGCACATCAGCGTCCAGGGCGTGCACAAGGTCTTCCAGAGCGGTGGGCAGGACGTCCACGCCCTCAGGGCCATCGACCTGGAGATCCCCCGGGGCGAGTTCGTCTGCCTGCTGGGGCCCTCGGGCTGCGGCAAGTCCACCCTGCTGAACGCCGTGGCGGGCTTCAGCCTGCCCAGCTCGGGCACCATCACGGTGGACGGCTCCGTCATCAGGGACCCGGGCCCCGACCGCGGCATGGTGTTCCAGGAATACGCGCTGTTTCCCTGGATGACCGTGGAGCAGAACATCGCCTTCGGCCTCCAGGTCAAGAAGGTGGCCAAGGCCGCCATCCAGCAGAAGGTGGATGAGCTGCTCGTCCTGCTCAACCTCCAGGATTTCCGCAAGCGCTATCCCAAGGATCTCAGCGGCGGCATGCGCCAGCGCGTGGCCATCGCCCGGGTGCTGGCCATCGACTCGCCCATCCTGCTCATGGACGAGCCCTTCGGCGCCCTGGACGCCCTCACCCGCCGCAATCTGCAGGACGAGCTCCTGCGGCTCTGGGTGGAGCTGAAGAAGACCATCCTCTTCGTGACGCACAGCATCGAAGAGGCCCTCTACCTGGCCGATCGCACCGTGGTGATGACCTACCGGCCCGGCACCATCAAGCGCGATCTCGCCATCGACCTGCCCCGCCCCCGCGACGTGGCCAGCCCCGCCTTCAACGCGCTGAAGAAGGAGCTGAGCCAGCTGCTCATGGAGGAGCAGAGCCGGCACAATCAGGACGAGTTCAAGGGCGCAGCGGTGGACTAGATTCACGAAGGAGACGGCCCATGGTCGACAGTTCCTGGGACAACGGCGGCCTCCCCCCGGTGAAGAAGGGCCTTGGCACGGGCATGAAAGTCCTGCTGGGATGCGGCATCGCCGCGCTCCTCGCCTTCGCCGCCTGCGCCGTGGGCGGGGCGATCCTGGGGAACATGATCAAGAAGGATCCCAAGGCCTTTGAGAAACGCATGGAGGGCTTCGCCGAGGGGCTGGTGCGGAAGGACTGGGAGCGGTTCCGGAACCTGGTGGACCGTCTCCAGTCGGACGAGGGCGCCGCCGGCATCTACCGATCCAACCCCGGACTGCACCAGGCCTATGCCACCGAGGGGCAGTTCCTGCAGGCCGTCCGGTCCTGGCGACCCCACCTGACCCCGTTGCCCGACAAGGTCCCTGTGGGCAGGCGCCACCGCCGGCACCGGCGGGACGATGCCGCAGAAGAGCCGTTCCCGTCGGACGCCGCCACGCCGGAAGCCGCCCGGGAGCCGGCTGTCGACATCCAGAAGGTCTTCGGCACCACCCGGATCCAGTGCCGCTATCCGAACGGCACCAAGCTGTCCGTGACCTTCGATGGGGAACAGATCCAGCGCCTCGAAGTGGAGTGACCGGGGCCGCTTCCGGCACCAGCCTGCTCAGAAGCCACGCCCGGGATTCCGCAGGCCCAGGCTCATTTCAGCGCCTCCGTCGGCAGGGGGAGCCCGGCATCGCCCCGCCCCCGCGTGGCGAGGGCCACGGCCAGGGTCCAGAAGGGGGCCAGGTTGAGGTAGGGGATCCATTCCGTGAGGAAGGAGGGCAGGAAGGCCCAGTGGAACCCGAGCATGGCCCACAGGACGACCATGGTGACCACATCCAGCCCCACGCCCAGCAGCCAGCCCACCGGGCCGGTGACCTCCACGGGGATCTGGATCGCGTCCACGGCCAGTGCGATGCCCCAGGCCACCCGGATGCGGGTCCTGGAGAGCGGGGGCCTGGGGGCAGCTGCGGGAACCATGGCGGAAGTCTACAGGATTGGGATATCGCCCCCGATGCACCGATGAGCCGTAAGAAGCTCCCCCACAAGGACGATCCATGGCCCACATCCAATGGAAAGACCGCTACAACATCAACTTCCGTGAGATCGACGCCCAGCACCAGGGGTTGCTGGACCTGCTCAACGAGTTGAGCGACAACCTCGACGGCCGCCGGCACCCCGATACCGTGGCCCACGTTTTCGAGGCCCTGGGCGACTACGCCCAGACCCACTTCAGCAGCGAGGAGCGCTACATGCGCGCCGCGGGCTACCCGAAGCTGCCCCAGCACTGCCAGGAGCACGTCTTCTTCGTGAACCGGGTCAAGGAGCTGAGCCGGAGCTACGATCCGGGCGATCCCCGGGTGGTGGATGAGACCGCGACCTTCCTGCGGGACTGGTACATGAACCACATCATCAAGGTGGACCAGGACTACGGGCCCTTCCTCAAGCGGGCCCTGCCCACGGCCTCCATCGAGGGCATCCTCCTGGGGCTGGAGGGGGTGGTCTGCAGCCTGGACCCCGCGCCCCTCGTCCAGGCCGTGATCGAGGGCAGCGGCAAGCCGGAGGCCGAGGTCCGGTCTGCCCTCTGGGAGGACCCGGGCTTCCTGCCGCAGCTCGAATCCGGGCAGTGGGACCTGGACCGGTTCGAGGTGGAATGGACCGGGTGGGCGGGGCAGACCGCTGCCCCGGAGAGCCTGGCCCCGGCTTACGGAGCTTCGTACCAGCCGATCCCGGCCATGGTCCAGCTGGCCGGCCGCCTGAAGCAGCACCAGCCTGTGGCCCTGGTGGGCAACGCCGCCCCCTGGATGCGCAGCCAGGTCCTCGGCCGGCTGGGACTGGCCGCATCCTTCACGGCCAATGCCCTCTCCTGCGAAACCGGGGCGAGGCTGCCGGACAAGGCCCTGCTGCTGGCGGCGGCCTCGGCCCTGGGGCTGGCGCCCGAAGCCTGCATCCTCATCCACCGGGATTCCGCCTGCCTCGAGGCCGCCCAGGGCACCCGCATGCAGACCCTCCAGTACACCAACCCGGTGATGCTCATGGCGGAACTCCGGCGCATGGGCATCGGGTTCTGAGGCCCGGCCCAAGCACGCCTTCCGTCCATCCGGAAACTTGGCCGGGAGCCCGGATCCGCCGATGGTGGGGTGACCGCTCCCGGAGGCCCCATGGTTCACATCCAGTGGAAGGATCGCTACAACATCAACTTCATGGAGATCGACGACCAGCACAAGTCCCTGCTGGAGATCCTGAACGAACTCATCGACCTCGTGGGGGAGCGGGGGGATCCGGAGGTGGTGGCGGGGATTTTCCAGCGGTTGTGCCAGTACGCCCTCACCCACTTCGCCACGGAAGAGGCCTACATGGCCGCGGGGAACTACCCCCTGCTGGAGAAGCACAGGGGGGAGCACGGCGCCTTCATCCAGAAGCTGCTCGAGCTGAACCAGGCCTATGACCCCTCGGACCCGCACCTGCTGGAGGAGACCCTCGATTTCCTCAAGAACTGGTACCTCTCCCACATCCTCAACTCCGACATGCGGTACGTGCCCTTCCTCAAAGCCCAGACCCCGGACCCGGGGAAGGAGCCCTAGGGTCTGCTTCAGAGCCGGGCCTTGCCCGTGGCCCGCAGGATCCGGATCCGCAGCACCGCGGTGCGGAACAGGTCCTTGTCCACCTCCCGCGCCACCACCTCGGGATGCTCCGCCGCGAAGCGCAGGCCCAGGGCTTGGAGGAGCCTGTGTTTCTCGCCGCCATCCGCGACCAGATCCGCCCGGCCGAAGACGATGACGCTGGCATAGCGGGTGGCCAGCTCCAGGGGCAGGGTTTCGGCCATGGTGACGGCGCAGTAGGAAACCTGGGGATTGAAGGCCAGGTTGTCCAGCTTGTGGCCCGCGGTGGCGCAATGGATGACCAGGTCCCCGTCCACCACCGCGTGGTTCACGGGCACGGCGTAGGGCCAGCCCTCGGCATCCACGGTGGCCAGCACGCCCCACTCCGCCGCCCGCAGAAGGTCAAGGGCCTCCGCCTCGCTCAGCTCGCGGTCGCGCCGGCGCATGGGGTGGCTGGGCAGGTTCATCGTCGCCTCGAGGCGATCCAGTTGAGGGCTTCGATGGGCGTCATGCGGTTCAGGTCCAGGGCCTCCAACTCCAAGCGCAACGCGTCGGGCTCCACCTCGAAGAGCGGCAGGGCCGGCTGCGAGGGCATGGGTGCCCGGGGCGGCGCCTCCGGGGCCTGGGCCAGCAGGCGCTGGGCCTTCTGGATGACGGACTTCGGCAGGCCCGCCAGCCGCGCCACCTGGATGCCGTAGCTGCGGTCCGCCGGGCCCGGCGCCACGCGGTGGAGGAAGTGCAGCTGCTCCTCCCACTCCTGCACCTCCACGTGCAGGTTCTGGATGCGGCTGTCGTCGGCCAGCTTGGTCATCTCGAAGTAGTGCGTGGCAAACAGCGTGCGCGGCGCGCCGCCTTTCAGATCCCGCAGGAACAGGGCGATGGCCTCGGCCAATGCCAGACCGTCGCGGGTGGAGGTGCCGCGGCCGATCTCGTCCAGGATCACCAGGCTGGCCGAGGTCGCCTGGTTGAGGATTCGCGCGGTCTCCGTCATCTCCACCATGAAGGTGGACTGGCCCTTGGCCAGCTGGTCCGAGGCTCCGATGCGGGTGAAGATGCGGTCCACCAGGCCGAAGCGCATCAGTTCAGCTGGCACGAAGGAGCCTGTCTGGGCCAGCACCACCAGCAGGGCCGCCGTGCGCAGGAAGGTGGACTTGCCGCCCATGTTGGGGCCCGTCACCACGGCCATGGGCTGCTGCGCGCTGAACTGCAGGTCGTTGGGGATGCACTCCCGGCCCAGGCGGGATTCCAGCATGGGATGGCGGGCCGAGGCCAGCACCAGCTCGCGCTCCTCGCCCAGCTCCGGCCGGGTCCAGCCCGAGAGGCGCGCCCGCTCCGCCAGGGCAGCCATCACATCCAGGGTGGCCGTCGCGCGGGCGAGCCGCGTGAGGTCCGCCCGGTGCTCCAGCACGAGGGCCAGCAGGCGCTGGAACTGGACGGCCTCCAGGCGGGCCTGGTCGCTTTCGGCGCTGAGCAGCCGCTGCTCGAAGGCCACCAGCTTCTCGGTGGTGAAGCGCTCGGCGTTGGCCAGGGTCTGCTTGCGGAGGAAGTGGGCCGGCACAGCGCCCAGGTTGGATTTCGTGATCTCGAAGTAGTAGCCGAACACCCGGTTGTACTTGATCTTCAGGCTGTTGATGCCAGAGGCGGCGCGCTCCTCCTCCTCCAGCTCCAGCATCACCTGCTTGGCGTCCCGGGCCAGGCGGCGCACGCCGTCGAGCTCCAGATCCACGCCTTCGCGGATGACGCCCCCCTTCTCCAGGTCCAGGGGCGGAGCTTCAGCCAGGCACCGCAGGAGTTCACGGAGCAGTGGCGTGCAGAGTGGCGTATCGCCAGGCCATAGACCCAGCTCGGCGACCTCTTCGGCCCAGCCCTCGTCCTGGATGCGCGTGGGCAGCTTCTGGAGCACGGCCAGGCCCTCGCGGAGCTGGGCCAGCTCCGGTGGCAGGGCCAGACCAAGGGCCACGCGGCCCAGCAGGCGGTCCAGGTCCGGCACCTGGGCCAGCAGGGTCTGGATGGGGCCGCGGCGGCGGTCCTCCGTCAGCCAGGCCACCTGGGACCAGCGGCGTTCCAGCGCGGGGCGGTCCCGCAGGGGCTGCTCCAACCAGGCTTTCAGCAGGCGGGAGCCCATGCGCGTGCGGCACTGGTCCAGCAACGCCAGCAGCGACCCGG contains these protein-coding regions:
- the mutS gene encoding DNA mismatch repair protein MutS; the encoded protein is MSTPMLQQIAGLKREAGEAVLLTRMGDFYEILGEDAVRAAPVLEIALTMRGKGTEAETPMCGVPHFALESYLPKLLAAGFSAAIAEPTARPEEVKGLLPRAIKRIITPGTWLDDDARWLCALHRVGNTWGLALLQLASGALRVLPGEGQEALQATLERLDPQELILAEGSEDIADLEAARTRLPAWRFEPSRAKQQVLAFFGWQHLEGVGLDSYPAALGALAALLDHVEATQKGRPAHLQGVALELGASGPLVDATSARHLEVLANGMDGGRAGSLLALLDQCRTRMGSRLLKAWLEQPLRDRPALERRWSQVAWLTEDRRRGPIQTLLAQVPDLDRLLGRVALGLALPPELAQLREGLAVLQKLPTRIQDEGWAEEVAELGLWPGDTPLCTPLLRELLRCLAEAPPLDLEKGGVIREGVDLELDGVRRLARDAKQVMLELEEEERAASGINSLKIKYNRVFGYYFEITKSNLGAVPAHFLRKQTLANAERFTTEKLVAFEQRLLSAESDQARLEAVQFQRLLALVLEHRADLTRLARATATLDVMAALAERARLSGWTRPELGEERELVLASARHPMLESRLGRECIPNDLQFSAQQPMAVVTGPNMGGKSTFLRTAALLVVLAQTGSFVPAELMRFGLVDRIFTRIGASDQLAKGQSTFMVEMTETARILNQATSASLVILDEIGRGTSTRDGLALAEAIALFLRDLKGGAPRTLFATHYFEMTKLADDSRIQNLHVEVQEWEEQLHFLHRVAPGPADRSYGIQVARLAGLPKSVIQKAQRLLAQAPEAPPRAPMPSQPALPLFEVEPDALRLELEALDLNRMTPIEALNWIASRRR
- a CDS encoding sulfotransferase family protein encodes the protein MPTPPPVSDKLSWMMSPPLGRTLRLLAREPRCVRPGNWMKSLGLLLRGGAASLLNRLAPPLPGGRAALPPVFIVGFWRSGTTLLHELLCLDPRVAYPCSFDCMAPGHAHWTRDRALPYGQGHFESRRPMDNMVIRLDSPQEDEFFLLNTGARSFYELFLLPEEGLDHLAALDPAGWTAPERERWLAGMARLMRLLARPGKDRAVLKSPTHAFRIPLLRERFPEAVFIHLRRDPLEVFLSTRHTWRANARIYALHRPSAERDLDPLILACHRLHRERMAEARQSLGSRWYELGYADLVRDPVGSLEAIYHQFGWSGFEVVAPALAAYQSTHADYRTNGFQAADEAERKRLCEALA
- a CDS encoding ABC transporter permease, which codes for MKRYRHAASGILVPLAALGFWQLLSTMGWVNATILPSPMRVLIKWWAYLRPLEVFDPAQGSYLKWCFSGELIQDAIGSLYRVLVGFFIGGGLALPLGLAMGYSKVAYGLFNPLIQVLRPIPPIAYIPLSILWFGLGNPPAVFLISIGAFFPVLMNTVAGVQNVDSIYLRVGRNLGASRLTQFTRIILPAATPYIFTGARIGMGTAFIVVIVSEMIAVNNGLGYRILEAREYLWSDKIIAGMFTIGLLGLGIDTLMSRLSSYLLKWHRGLEQS
- a CDS encoding ABC transporter ATP-binding protein yields the protein MSGATHISVQGVHKVFQSGGQDVHALRAIDLEIPRGEFVCLLGPSGCGKSTLLNAVAGFSLPSSGTITVDGSVIRDPGPDRGMVFQEYALFPWMTVEQNIAFGLQVKKVAKAAIQQKVDELLVLLNLQDFRKRYPKDLSGGMRQRVAIARVLAIDSPILLMDEPFGALDALTRRNLQDELLRLWVELKKTILFVTHSIEEALYLADRTVVMTYRPGTIKRDLAIDLPRPRDVASPAFNALKKELSQLLMEEQSRHNQDEFKGAAVD
- a CDS encoding bacteriohemerythrin, which produces MAHIQWKDRYNINFREIDAQHQGLLDLLNELSDNLDGRRHPDTVAHVFEALGDYAQTHFSSEERYMRAAGYPKLPQHCQEHVFFVNRVKELSRSYDPGDPRVVDETATFLRDWYMNHIIKVDQDYGPFLKRALPTASIEGILLGLEGVVCSLDPAPLVQAVIEGSGKPEAEVRSALWEDPGFLPQLESGQWDLDRFEVEWTGWAGQTAAPESLAPAYGASYQPIPAMVQLAGRLKQHQPVALVGNAAPWMRSQVLGRLGLAASFTANALSCETGARLPDKALLLAAASALGLAPEACILIHRDSACLEAAQGTRMQTLQYTNPVMLMAELRRMGIGF
- a CDS encoding pyridoxamine 5'-phosphate oxidase family protein is translated as MNLPSHPMRRRDRELSEAEALDLLRAAEWGVLATVDAEGWPYAVPVNHAVVDGDLVIHCATAGHKLDNLAFNPQVSYCAVTMAETLPLELATRYASVIVFGRADLVADGGEKHRLLQALGLRFAAEHPEVVAREVDKDLFRTAVLRIRILRATGKARL
- a CDS encoding ABC transporter substrate-binding protein, which produces MSMKAIFALLCLSSAVLPGQDLVRLGNLKFAHYGAVSYMKELAPKYRLKIEERMFAKGIDINPAIVAGEIDASAAALDAAIAGRSAGVPIVVVAGFARGGARLVVRPDAGIKSLKDLKGKKVGVARGGAQELLLLAELAKAGLSWADKPGKDVLVLYLPFADLNQALMAKNIDAMCQSEPYSSQAINKKFGVELLKPYDTPIGEPIRALVITEKLYKERRDVALRFLLCFVEATKKFIDEPKTAEKFVREVMFKNQISAEDYQDAIGNSPFSYDITVPHVQITTDLMAKYGVGKMANPPKAGDWVKLDLLLEAKKQLKVK
- the cysC gene encoding adenylyl-sulfate kinase; this encodes MSGNALSPGLPTGAVLWLTGLSSAGKTTLGRELATRLRAGGHRVELLDGDEMRQHLCRDLGFSRQDRDEHVRRLAYVAGLLARNGVVAVVCAISPYRAAREAARQQAERFFEVFVNAPLEVCETRDVKGLYRKARAGLIQGFTGLDDPYEAPLQPDLECRTDQEDLEACARRVLDCVCPILG
- a CDS encoding bacteriohemerythrin; amino-acid sequence: MVHIQWKDRYNINFMEIDDQHKSLLEILNELIDLVGERGDPEVVAGIFQRLCQYALTHFATEEAYMAAGNYPLLEKHRGEHGAFIQKLLELNQAYDPSDPHLLEETLDFLKNWYLSHILNSDMRYVPFLKAQTPDPGKEP